Within the Thermosynechococcaceae cyanobacterium Okahandja genome, the region GTGCGAAACAATTACGAGAGTTGCTGTTTTCCCAATCAGAGCTAGACACCTTATTATGTTTATCTAATGAGAAATTTATTTTTGAAGGATTACATCACGCTTTTAAGTTTGTATTACTTACTTTTGAGAAGGGTAAACATACAGAATCTTTTAATACAGTGTTTCGGATTAACCCTAGAGAAGCAATTAGATCTAATGAATTAGGGACATTCCTTTATGATACTAGTCAACAATTGCGATTACCTGTCTCCCTAGTTCGACAATTGTCACCCGATTCTTTGTCGATCATGGAGTTTAAGCAGCCCATTGATATTGCTATCGCCCAAAAAATGCTGCAATTCCCCTTATTGGGCGAAAAAATTGACGGCAAGTGGAATCTCAAGCTTACCCGTGAATTTGACATGACCAATGACAGTCATCTGTTCAAAACAGAGCCAGGGCCGGGGCAGCTCCCCCTCTACGAAGGCAAGATGATCCACCAGTTCACCCATCAGTGGGGGCAACCCAAGTATTGGCTAGATGAAGGGGAAGCTAAAGCAGAATTGCTATCATCCAGATTAAAGTCTATTAAAAAGTTAATTAAGACTTATGGCTTAAATAATGAAATCGATCCTAATGAAGTTTGCTTAGATTATCAAGCTTATAGACTTGCTTTTCGAGACGTGGCCGCAAGTACAAATGAGAGAACAGTAATCATGACTGTTTTACCACCAAAAGTGTTTTGTCCGCACACGATGTCATTAGAACAAGTCTATGAATCTAGAATTAAAAATAACAAGATTGACGTTAACTTTCTATATCTAAGTAACAAGGAGCGACTATTCCTTTGTGCTGTTATGAACTCTTTTATAGTCGATGGCTGGCTGCGTCGCAGCATAACTTCACACGTTTCATTTTTCTTTGTCTATAATACTCCAGTTCCTCGACTGCAAGAAGGCGACAAATGGTTTGCTGAAATCGTAGAACGTGCGGCCAAACTCATCTGCACCACGCCGGAGTTTGAGGAGTTGTGGGCAGAGGTTTTCCCTCATCCCCTAACCCCTTCTCCCAAGGAGGGAGAAGGGGAACCGGAATCTTTTGCCCCCCTCTCCCAAAAGGGGAGAGGGGCTGGGGGTGAGGGCTACGGTGTTACCAACGAGGAAGAGCGGGCGCAACTCCGTGCCGAACTGGATGGCATCATCGCCCACCTGTACGGTTTAACCGAAACCGAATTTGCCCATATCCTCAGCACCTTCCCCCTCGTCCCGGAAGAAACTAAACAAGCTGCACTCAATGCTTATCGTGATGTTGATCGGGGGTTAATTCAAGTTTTCAAATCATGCTCTGGAAGAAATGGAAAAACGAAAAGTTCCCATTTCCTTTGTAGAAGCCGTCTTAGAAAATCCACAGCAAACTCTTCAACAAAACGAAGAGATCACCATTTATCAATCTCAAGTGGATTTTGGCGCAGGCAAGCTTTATTTACTTCGAGTCTTTGTCAACACCATCCTTGACCCCGCAATCGTTGTAACCGTTTACCGCACAAATCAAACTAAAAATACTGGAGGAACCCATGAAAATAAAATATGACCCCGAAGTCGATGTGATTCGGATTATCCTCAAGGATGTGCAGATTGAAGAAAGTGATGAAGAAACTCCTAGCATTATCCTAGACTTTGACTCTAATCGAAATGTCGTTGGCATCGAAGTTCTTCAGGCTTCCAAACGAATTGATAACCCACAAGCAATCGAGTATATGATTGATCAGAGCATAATCACTTCTTAGAACAAGAATATGAAACATTTATAAGCGATCGATCGGGTTCTTGACCACCACCATGGCTTCACCGATGAAGAACTCGACTTCATCATCAACTACGACATCAAATACCGCATGGGGCGCGATGGGGAAGACATCATTCCCAAGATTTATGGTACCCGTGGCAGACTTTTTTCAAAGACTTTCATTCTAGGTTGGCCTATGTACGCTGTTATCTCCCCTGAAAAAATCCATCTCCCCCCGGGTAGCGTGATGCGAATGCCCGGTACGTGGCAAGACTACTGTGCCCTCCGCAATAGCCGCGGAGATGGGTCAATTCCCCGCATTAAGTTCCGCAATGGAGAAATCTTGCTGATGAGTCCCCTGCCCCGCCACGGACGTGAAGCCCATCTTCTAGCCAGAGTTGTGGAAATCCTCCTAGATAGCGAAAACCGTAACTACGAAGCCTTTACCCCCATCACGATGGACATCCCCGAAGTCGGCGGCATTGAACCCGATTATTGCTTCTACATCGACAACTGGCAGGCCGCCGCAGGCAAGGACCGGATCCATTGGCAGGCAGATCCGCCCCCTGACTTAGTGATTGAGATTGATGTTAGTACCTATACTGCCGCCGAAGACTATGCCCCCTATGGGGTACCAGAAGTCTGGTTATTCCAAAAAAGTGGCTTGAAGATCTATGCCCTACACGGAGAAGCCTATGAACTGCAAGCGAGCAGTCGGTATTTTCCTGCGATTGATCTACCGGCATTGTTTGCTCAAGTTCTGCAAAATGCAGCCACTCAGGGTACTGGCATTGCCCTCCGGAACCTGCGCCAACAGTTAATGAGCTAGCCTCTTCAATCTTACTCTGGTTCGTTTTCGAGCATCGCTTTTGCCTCTTGCAGTTGTTCTTTATGGGCTTCGCTGACCACTGGGTAGTGCAAATCGAGACTGGCCAATTTCTGATAGATAAAGTGAGCTACCATCAGACGAGCAAACCATTTGCGATTGGCGGGAATAATATGCCAAGGTGCCCACTCTGTACTGGTGTGATGAAACACATCGGCATAGGCCTCTTGATAATCTTGCCAATGACTGCGATCGCGAACATCATCGAGGGAAAATTTCCAGTTCTTTTCAGGTCGATTAATGCGCTCAAGAAACCGTTTCTTTTGCTCGTCCTTGGAGATATTTAAGAAAAATTTCAAGATCAGGATGCCATTGCGGGTGAGGTAACGTTCGTAGTGGTTAATGTCCTCAAAGCGATCGCGCCAGATGTGCTTCCCCTTAGCCTCCGGTGGCAGTTGTTGGCGATTGAGTAGCTCGGGATGAACCCGTACGACTAAGACCTCTTCATAATAGGAGCGATTAAAAATACCAATGCAGCCACGCTCCGGTAAGGCGCGGTTGGCACGCCACAAATAATCATGGTCTAAGTCTTCGGCGCTAGGTGCCTTAAAGCTATAAACACTACAGCCTTGGGGATTCAGGCCGCTCATGACGTGCTTAA harbors:
- a CDS encoding DUF2283 domain-containing protein; the protein is MKIKYDPEVDVIRIILKDVQIEESDEETPSIILDFDSNRNVVGIEVLQASKRIDNPQAIEYMIDQSIITS
- a CDS encoding Uma2 family endonuclease, which translates into the protein MYAVISPEKIHLPPGSVMRMPGTWQDYCALRNSRGDGSIPRIKFRNGEILLMSPLPRHGREAHLLARVVEILLDSENRNYEAFTPITMDIPEVGGIEPDYCFYIDNWQAAAGKDRIHWQADPPPDLVIEIDVSTYTAAEDYAPYGVPEVWLFQKSGLKIYALHGEAYELQASSRYFPAIDLPALFAQVLQNAATQGTGIALRNLRQQLMS
- a CDS encoding polyphosphate kinase 2 family protein, yielding MIPQDFLDQINPQRYLVPVGKAFHWRDYDPADTAGLKSKVEARELLEAGIKKLAAYQDILYAQNIYALLIIFQAMDAAGKDSTIKHVMSGLNPQGCSVYSFKAPSAEDLDHDYLWRANRALPERGCIGIFNRSYYEEVLVVRVHPELLNRQQLPPEAKGKHIWRDRFEDINHYERYLTRNGILILKFFLNISKDEQKKRFLERINRPEKNWKFSLDDVRDRSHWQDYQEAYADVFHHTSTEWAPWHIIPANRKWFARLMVAHFIYQKLASLDLHYPVVSEAHKEQLQEAKAMLENEPE